In the Colletotrichum lupini chromosome 4, complete sequence genome, tatttataaataaaagcctacttattaagagcttctactactttctatttatttagcttcgtatatcctctaaaggctaacggggcaaaaaaagagtaattaatatcgtcgattttattataatttaatttattaatatagggggtaagatcttttttattttctaaattttttatagggggtatatattttaggccgctactttagttactattactaagttctgtGCCCCCAGAtctttctttatatataataaggaattagttaaattaataagggttagttttattatttactaccctcgactttttatattattcgtacgatttagtacgctcttttttagaataattacttaactaatatctatcctttttataaatataatattacctcttttattaccctgctcgtaagttaaatctttacttatttaataaatctaggcttttttattagtaattgccgtatttagcctcttttttttttttttatacgttcgatcgacttaatattattaataagggccgttatatacttagaagtaggtttagcgcggtatttttattttaatattaaaactagatcttagctttaagtagagcgtctcgtagttttcgggtacttagtatagggttatttttatttttagtatacgctaaattacggtataaaaatatctaactttttacttatttatccttttatttagctaggtttttattagtttattaattcgatcgataagctttttaaggatctttatttataatttaccctctattatcctaattatagatataaaagaaatcgctcgtagtttaaataggagctctaggttcttattataggtctcgaagtagctttagattatattaattatattaagaaagtcgttttaatcgagattacgtactacttcgtaatagtaattagaggctttgcttataagtacaatattaattaccgaatagtactagtattctctaattctaacttttttataataatcgtaaaatattattagggttttttataagaccttatacttctccctaaagtataatttttcttttaaaaagatctttttaaggtttataaattactttatatttattattagacttttggtttttatatacgatccctgcgttactacgtattattagtaatttcgggtcgtttgcttctttttttattagccaatcggtactaaatttcgtattaataatagtaacgagttatagatcgaaataggcggaattattaattatcgtacttttagtattatattttaccttagtatatccttttataacaatagatttttattagtaattataaggaggaaatctaggttgtttactttttttttaaattcgttaaaacgattatacgctttattaacctatacttagttctataatacgaattccttttttataattatcgctactagtattttatatagctcttataattataattacgctagtaatactccttacttataaaggaatttattaactacttttataatttttaagcttacgctcgcgaactatttatttagttagtagctaaggttatttataatttcgtaaaataggggttacccctatagccccttttttttataaaccttagttaaatagattaatactacgttaatttatttactattaggctaatctacgattttatatatttatatcccttaataatccgggttaatatttatttatttataagggattgggaatttatttaggatcgggtttcgtccttttttttttttttttaactcgctaagggtcgtactctagcttatacctatattagtagttattaacgtatttaattttaataaggatatatttaatccgcgcgctagttataatatatttatatttttattacttaacgaatttattaaggtctaagagatttttatttcttctcgctattttattattactctcgtttttattatttttaataattactattacctttttaaatcgttagctattatacttactaagatccttctttttatttaatataaaaaggtaggttttaataattcttttttataatagtagtagtagacgtttatattactataaaaagatatagtaattagtcttaggatttttactagttaccgatttttattattctatatatttttagcttcttaagcctcgtattctttatagtttttaaatagcttctttctttaacttattttttttagggcagtattttataaaaatagttaaaaatagataccGGGTGGCtcgtaaaggagctatataggttatcaagaactatataggccgttaagtatagttaataaagttaagccctctttttcgtaaatcgtagattttaaagatttactaaaaatacttatttattactcgtacgcggtggggttaaatattttaaaaaatttgtcttttatagctttttagtattctattttatatttttaagtagtcttttttataatttaattacgattaggtaattattacttattaacgatccttttcattatttagttaattttctaaaattagtaattttgcgctaggagctaatataaaaagaagcttttaagcggctttttaaaagattctttttttttcctttagatcctcgtttttttagcctttttttaggctaataataattttagtaagaggttataaaactactttagggtagccgccttttttttaagttaatctccgagatttataatattcttaactcgatactattaggatttttaaatcccctctttttttattaaaccgtcccttatattatattcttaagtaatacccggggggtagttaagggagttataaagaggttatttaaattgcgggcttaaggttatacttataagatctttatagtaataaacttttttatatattatagattttttagtttaataactcttatagggttacttttattactaagtaagaatatttacgtttaaagatccctttttttaattacgtagtacttttttataccgtattattaagctcgtttattacgctaattaattaggtaagtagtcgttacgtaagtattactttttactaatttaactagttaatttctaattacgggccggttataaaaaagttatttagtaaaatagctacttagggcgataataaaaggctagttacttaagcagttttattaattaacgtattttaatatagtaaacgttAACCTCTTATGGGTAGTAaagggttataattatttaattccgtacagtatttaagaattacttcttttttcgtttatttttataaagttaattaatacgaatctcttattttatacaatattaagaggtcgtctcttttgcATAACgagatactttattaatttacaatagtaaaatttaactactaattagtattagtatccttattatagggtagttagtttaaaccgtagttaacgaagagattaattaaattatataaatatctgcgtaataggtgtaaaaaggaggttctaactgtaggttaggctggctatgataatcgtaaatagggcccctaattggcccctgcgtagtcggctgtatgccgcggtcgaattggacttctaatccgacataGAGCGTTGGCTTGGGGATACGAAACCCGATATTGTCATGATGCACCTCGGCTCAAACGACGTGTGGAGTACGAAGAAGCCCGAGGAGATTCTTGGCGCACTAGATAAGCTGGTTGACCAAATGCGGGCTAGCAAAGAAAGCATGAAGATATTGGTGCGTATTCCCTCGCGAGCTGTCTTTGGGCAACATGACCACCAGACATGACTCTAACGTCTAAATATCCTCCTCAGATTGTTCAGGTAACACCCCTAGACCCAGCCGGCTGTACGAACTGTATGCGAGGCATTGAGGATTTCAACAAAGTCATACCAAATTGGGCGAGCAGTAAATCAAATGAGAAAAGCCGTATTACTGTTGTTGACTGCCATAAGGACTTTGATGTCAAGGGGATGACGCGAGATGGTGTACATCCCAATGGCAAGGGCGACGAAAAGCTAGCTGATAGTTGGTTTGAGCCCCTGGTAAAGGCCATCAAAGGGGGCTAAGTTGTTCATGAATACTGAACATTCCCGCCTGACATGCCTTCAATATGGGTCATATCATATCTCCTATCGCTGGGGACTAACTTCAATAGTTGATCTTGATACTTTGTCTTCTCCTCTGTGGTGTCTTATGAATTGTAAGAAAGCGCA is a window encoding:
- a CDS encoding cellulose-binding protein, with the protein product MMHLGSNDVWSTKKPEEILGALDKLVDQMRASKESMKILIVQVTPLDPAGCTNCMRGIEDFNKVIPNWASSKSNEKSRITVVDCHKDFDVKGMTRDGVHPNGKGDEKLADSWFEPLVKAIKGG